A single Marinitoga aeolica DNA region contains:
- the kamB gene encoding lysine 5,6-aminomutase reactivase subunit KamB has product MNFESISVVGLEKNTGKTETLNYIIKKLNKKIGITSIGIDGESIDQVTTTPKPEIKIKEGTIFATAEKFYKQKKLTAEILSVEDGLRTSLGRIVIAKALDNGKVILAGPQSTVKIKELIKKIKGFGTEIVLIDGALSRLSPASPVITDAMILATGAALTININELVKKTKHIVNLIQLKEYENSEKLFDLEDGIYSISENIEKLPIKSLLTFKSLKKHILEYGKKIYITGALTESFLKYLTKQKKLKDVEIIVKDFTKIFVSPETFNLYTKKGGTIKVLKKTKLIAITINPYSPRGYMLNSNEIKRRLKEVIDIPILNVREDELCLK; this is encoded by the coding sequence GTGAATTTTGAAAGCATATCTGTAGTTGGTCTTGAAAAAAACACAGGAAAAACAGAAACCTTGAATTACATTATAAAAAAATTAAATAAAAAAATAGGAATAACCTCAATAGGAATAGATGGCGAATCTATAGATCAGGTAACCACAACTCCAAAACCTGAAATAAAAATAAAAGAAGGAACCATATTTGCCACAGCAGAAAAATTTTATAAACAAAAAAAGCTCACAGCAGAAATATTATCTGTGGAAGATGGATTGAGAACATCATTAGGTAGAATAGTTATAGCAAAAGCTTTAGATAATGGAAAAGTAATATTAGCAGGACCTCAATCAACGGTTAAAATAAAAGAATTAATAAAAAAGATAAAAGGTTTTGGAACAGAAATAGTATTAATAGACGGGGCTTTATCAAGGTTAAGCCCCGCTTCTCCAGTAATAACTGATGCGATGATTTTAGCTACAGGAGCAGCTTTGACAATAAATATCAATGAACTTGTGAAGAAAACAAAACATATAGTGAATTTAATACAATTAAAAGAATATGAAAATAGTGAAAAACTTTTTGATTTAGAAGACGGAATATACTCTATATCAGAAAATATAGAAAAATTACCTATAAAATCATTATTAACCTTTAAATCTTTGAAAAAACATATATTAGAGTATGGAAAAAAAATATATATAACAGGAGCCTTAACTGAAAGTTTTTTAAAATATTTAACCAAACAAAAAAAACTAAAAGATGTTGAAATAATAGTAAAAGATTTCACAAAAATTTTTGTATCTCCAGAGACTTTTAATCTTTACACAAAAAAGGGTGGAACAATAAAGGTTCTAAAAAAGACGAAATTAATAGCTATAACAATTAATCCATATTCACCTCGTGGATATATGTTAAATTCAAATGAAATAAAAAGGAGATTAAAAGAAGTAATAGATATACCTATACTAAACGTAAGGGAAGATGAATTATGTTTGAAATAA
- a CDS encoding MaoC family dehydratase: MKYEDIKLNQTYEVKRKITAHMVETFAEITGDKNPVHLDEEFASKTIFKKRIAHGILSVGLISAVLGMEFPGPGTIYMKQDSKFLKPIYLDEEITIKITVKEKIEEKSRLVLTTQIIKEDGKLAVDGEALVLFKGE; encoded by the coding sequence ATGAAGTATGAAGATATAAAATTGAATCAAACATATGAAGTAAAAAGAAAAATTACGGCGCATATGGTAGAAACATTTGCAGAAATAACTGGTGATAAAAATCCTGTTCATTTAGATGAAGAATTTGCATCAAAAACAATATTTAAAAAAAGAATTGCACATGGTATATTGAGCGTTGGTTTAATATCAGCGGTTTTGGGAATGGAATTTCCGGGGCCAGGAACGATATATATGAAACAAGATTCAAAGTTCTTAAAACCTATATATCTTGATGAAGAAATAACAATTAAAATAACAGTAAAAGAAAAAATAGAAGAAAAATCAAGATTAGTATTAACTACTCAAATAATAAAAGAAGATGGAAAATTAGCAGTAGATGGAGAAGCATTAGTATTATTTAAAGGAGAATAA
- the kamA gene encoding lysine 2,3-aminomutase, with translation MKKRRHYTEIPLWKDVTEEQWNDWHWQMRNRITDVDTLKQVINLTPEEEEGVRNALKTLRMAITPYYASLMDPDDPKCPIRRQAVPTAKELVKSVWDMVDPLHEDEDSPAPGLTHRYPDRVLFLITDMCSMYCRHCTRRRFAGQTDAHKSMDDINAALEYIRNTPQVRDVLLSGGDALMVGIPMLEYIIKELRKIPHVEIIRIGTRTPVVFPQIITDELVNMLKKYHPIWLNTHFNHPKEITPESAEACRKLADAGIPLGNQTVLLRGVNDSKYIMMELMHQLVKIRVRPYYIYQCDLSQGIEHFRTSVSKGLEIMESLIGHTSGFAVPSFVVDAPGGGGKIRLMPNYLLARNDHTVILRNYEGVITTYHEPEDTTTDVDDTEYREKYKWYGVAGLFDSKDRISLEPNHLERHERAKLKEKYQHLVEEKK, from the coding sequence ATGAAAAAAAGAAGACATTATACAGAAATACCATTATGGAAAGATGTAACAGAAGAGCAATGGAATGACTGGCATTGGCAAATGAGAAATAGAATCACAGATGTAGACACATTAAAACAGGTAATAAATTTAACTCCGGAAGAAGAAGAGGGAGTTAGAAATGCATTAAAAACATTAAGGATGGCAATTACACCATATTATGCATCATTAATGGATCCAGATGATCCAAAATGTCCAATAAGAAGGCAAGCAGTTCCTACAGCTAAAGAATTAGTAAAAAGCGTTTGGGATATGGTTGATCCATTACATGAAGATGAAGATTCACCTGCTCCAGGTTTAACTCATAGATACCCTGATAGAGTTTTGTTCTTAATAACAGATATGTGCTCTATGTATTGTAGACATTGTACAAGAAGAAGATTTGCTGGTCAAACTGATGCTCATAAAAGTATGGATGATATAAATGCTGCATTGGAATATATTAGAAATACACCTCAAGTTAGAGATGTATTATTATCCGGTGGAGATGCATTAATGGTTGGTATTCCAATGCTTGAATATATAATTAAAGAATTAAGAAAGATTCCACATGTTGAAATTATTAGAATTGGTACAAGGACACCTGTAGTATTTCCACAGATAATAACAGATGAATTAGTAAATATGTTGAAAAAATATCACCCAATTTGGTTGAATACACATTTTAATCATCCAAAAGAAATTACACCAGAATCAGCAGAAGCATGTAGAAAATTAGCAGATGCTGGTATTCCGCTTGGTAATCAAACAGTATTACTAAGGGGTGTAAATGATAGTAAATACATTATGATGGAATTAATGCATCAATTAGTAAAAATAAGAGTAAGACCATATTATATCTATCAATGTGACCTATCTCAAGGTATAGAACACTTCAGAACATCAGTATCAAAAGGTTTAGAAATAATGGAATCATTAATTGGGCACACATCAGGTTTTGCAGTTCCATCATTTGTTGTAGATGCACCTGGTGGTGGTGGAAAGATAAGATTAATGCCAAATTATTTACTAGCAAGAAATGATCATACAGTAATACTTAGAAATTATGAAGGTGTAATAACAACATATCATGAACCAGAAGACACAACAACAGATGTAGATGATACAGAATACAGAGAAAAATATAAATGGTATGGTGTAGCAGGTTTATTTGATAGTAAAGATAGAATATCATTAGAACCCAATCATTTAGAAAGACATGAAAGAGCAAAATTAAAGGAAAAATACCAACATTTAGTGGAGGAGAAAAAATGA
- the kdd gene encoding L-erythro-3,5-diaminohexanoate dehydrogenase — protein sequence MKKGCPFGTHRVIEPKGLLPQAAKKIDNTMEIYSNELLIDVITLNIDSASFTQIKEACNKDVKKMEKMILDIVNERGKMQNPVTGSGGMLIGTVKEIGPDFPDKTLKVGDKIATLVSLSLTPLKIEKIKKINIENDQVDIDGQAILFETGIYAKLPEDIPEKLALAALDVAGAPAQVNKLVKEGDTVCIIGGGGKSGVLCSYQAMKNAGDKGKVIVVEYSEENAKRIKDMKLAHEVIVADATKPVDIYHKVLEVTNGKYCDVTINNVNVPDTEMSSILITKDEGTVYFFSMATSFTKAALGAEGVGKDINMMIGNGYTKGHADLTLQILRDSKEIRELFEKLYI from the coding sequence ATGAAAAAAGGTTGTCCATTTGGAACACATAGGGTAATAGAACCAAAGGGATTATTACCTCAAGCAGCAAAAAAAATTGATAATACAATGGAGATATATTCAAATGAGTTGCTGATTGATGTAATAACTTTAAATATTGATTCAGCAAGTTTTACTCAAATCAAAGAAGCATGCAATAAAGATGTAAAAAAGATGGAAAAGATGATTCTTGATATAGTAAATGAAAGGGGTAAAATGCAAAACCCTGTAACTGGATCTGGAGGAATGCTTATAGGTACAGTAAAAGAAATAGGTCCAGATTTTCCCGATAAAACATTAAAAGTTGGAGATAAAATTGCTACATTAGTATCCTTATCTTTAACTCCTTTAAAAATAGAAAAAATAAAAAAGATTAACATAGAAAATGATCAGGTTGATATAGATGGTCAAGCAATATTATTTGAAACAGGTATATATGCAAAATTACCAGAAGATATACCCGAAAAATTAGCATTAGCAGCTCTTGATGTAGCAGGTGCTCCAGCTCAAGTAAATAAATTAGTAAAAGAAGGAGATACAGTTTGTATTATTGGTGGTGGAGGAAAATCAGGAGTTTTATGTTCCTACCAGGCAATGAAAAATGCTGGCGATAAAGGCAAAGTTATAGTCGTAGAATATTCTGAAGAAAATGCAAAAAGAATAAAAGATATGAAATTAGCTCATGAAGTAATTGTAGCAGATGCTACAAAACCAGTTGATATATATCATAAAGTATTGGAAGTTACTAATGGTAAATATTGTGATGTAACAATTAATAATGTAAATGTTCCAGATACTGAAATGTCATCTATACTAATTACTAAAGATGAGGGAACTGTATACTTCTTTTCAATGGCAACATCATTTACAAAGGCAGCTTTAGGTGCAGAAGGTGTTGGTAAAGATATTAATATGATGATTGGAAATGGATACACAAAAGGTCATGCTGATTTGACACTTCAAATATTGAGAGATTCAAAAGAAATAAGAGAATTATTTGAAAAATTATATATATAA
- the kce gene encoding 3-keto-5-aminohexanoate cleavage enzyme, with protein sequence MEKLIITVALTGAEVTREQQPNLPITPDEIAEAAYECYLAGASIAHVHARDKDGKPTQSYEVYKEIKEKIEAKCNLIFQPSTGGAVYHTFEQRKQPLELNPEMATLSAGTTNFGSDIFVNSEEYIEKFAKEMKERGIKPEIEVFERGHIANALKLVKKDLLDTPIHFDFVMGVPGAIPGGIDDLLYLVNHIPQGSTWTVAGIGRYELPLAVHAILMGGHVRVGFEDNIYYKKGELAKSNAQLVERIVRIAKELGREIATPDEAREILNIKKK encoded by the coding sequence ATGGAAAAATTAATTATCACAGTTGCATTAACTGGTGCGGAAGTAACAAGGGAACAGCAACCAAATCTACCAATTACGCCTGATGAAATAGCAGAAGCTGCATACGAATGTTATCTTGCAGGAGCATCTATTGCTCATGTTCATGCAAGGGATAAAGATGGGAAACCAACACAATCATATGAAGTGTATAAAGAAATAAAAGAAAAAATAGAAGCTAAATGCAATTTGATATTTCAACCGTCAACAGGCGGAGCAGTATATCATACCTTTGAACAAAGAAAGCAACCATTGGAATTGAATCCAGAAATGGCAACATTATCAGCAGGTACTACTAATTTTGGTAGTGATATATTTGTAAATTCAGAAGAGTATATAGAAAAGTTTGCAAAAGAGATGAAAGAAAGAGGGATAAAGCCAGAAATAGAGGTATTTGAGAGAGGACATATTGCAAACGCATTAAAATTGGTAAAGAAGGATTTATTGGATACACCAATACATTTTGATTTTGTTATGGGGGTACCTGGCGCAATTCCTGGCGGAATAGATGATTTGTTATATTTAGTAAATCATATACCTCAAGGTAGCACATGGACTGTAGCAGGAATAGGAAGATATGAATTGCCATTAGCAGTACATGCAATATTAATGGGCGGTCATGTAAGAGTTGGATTTGAAGACAATATATATTATAAAAAAGGAGAATTGGCCAAATCAAATGCACAACTTGTTGAGAGAATAGTGAGAATAGCAAAAGAATTAGGTAGAGAAATAGCAACTCCAGATGAAGCAAGGGAAATATTAAACATAAAAAAGAAATAA
- the kal gene encoding 3-aminobutyryl-CoA ammonia lyase, with amino-acid sequence MGEKVMIRVRMSLHDAHYGGNLVDGAKILQLFGDVATELLIRHDGDEGLFKAYDDIEFMAPVYAGDYIEATGEIVKVGNTSRKMVFEARKVIAPRPDISDSAADYLEEPIVVCRASGTCVVPKDKQRKGKK; translated from the coding sequence ATGGGAGAAAAAGTTATGATAAGAGTAAGAATGAGTTTGCATGATGCACATTATGGTGGAAATCTTGTGGACGGAGCAAAAATTTTACAACTATTTGGTGATGTGGCAACAGAATTATTGATCAGACATGATGGCGATGAAGGGTTATTTAAAGCATATGATGATATAGAATTTATGGCACCAGTATATGCTGGTGATTATATAGAAGCTACAGGCGAAATTGTAAAAGTGGGAAATACATCAAGAAAAATGGTATTTGAAGCAAGAAAAGTAATAGCTCCAAGACCTGATATATCAGATTCTGCAGCAGATTATTTAGAAGAACCAATAGTTGTATGTAGAGCAAGTGGAACATGTGTTGTTCCAAAAGATAAACAAAGGAAGGGAAAAAAATAA
- a CDS encoding 3-oxoacid CoA-transferase subunit B, whose translation MNAKERIAKRVAKEFKPGNIVNLGIGLPTLVANYVPKEMNIFFHGENGVLGIGSEVPEELSNPDLTNAGGKFIETVPGAMVFDTAFSFALIRGGHLDYTVLGGLQVDEEGHLANWMVPGKLIPGMGGAMDLVTGAKKVIVAMTHTAKGKPKIVKKCNLPLTSSRRIDLIVTEFAVIEPNDEGLLLKEISPDITLDELKEITDAELIIPENLKTMEI comes from the coding sequence ATGAATGCAAAAGAAAGAATTGCTAAAAGAGTTGCAAAAGAGTTTAAACCAGGAAACATTGTAAATTTAGGAATTGGGCTTCCAACTTTAGTTGCTAATTATGTGCCAAAAGAAATGAATATATTTTTTCATGGCGAAAATGGTGTTTTAGGTATTGGATCTGAAGTGCCAGAAGAATTATCCAATCCAGATTTAACTAATGCAGGTGGAAAATTTATAGAAACAGTACCAGGAGCAATGGTTTTTGATACAGCATTTTCATTTGCTTTAATAAGGGGAGGTCATCTTGATTATACAGTATTGGGTGGTTTACAAGTTGATGAAGAAGGCCATTTAGCTAACTGGATGGTTCCTGGGAAATTAATTCCTGGAATGGGTGGAGCAATGGATTTGGTAACTGGTGCTAAAAAAGTAATAGTTGCTATGACACATACAGCCAAAGGAAAACCTAAAATAGTGAAAAAATGCAATTTGCCTTTAACTTCTTCAAGAAGAATAGATTTAATAGTTACAGAGTTTGCAGTTATTGAGCCTAATGATGAAGGATTATTATTAAAAGAAATATCACCAGATATAACATTAGATGAATTAAAAGAAATAACAGATGCAGAATTAATAATTCCAGAAAATTTGAAAACAATGGAAATTTAA
- a CDS encoding CoA transferase subunit A, translated as MKIVKAEEAISFVNNGDSIMIGGFLTVGTPETLIDEIIKQNKKDLTIICNDTSFEDKGIGRLIYHKLAKKVITSHIGTNKETQRQYIEKELEVELVPQGTLIEQIRAGGVGLGGILTPTGIGTVVEDGKQVIEIDGKKYILEKAIRGKVALVKAKRADHLGNLQFAYTAKNFNPIIAMAADLVIVEVDELVPTGSIPPEQVQFPGALVDYVVVRGRE; from the coding sequence ATGAAGATAGTAAAAGCCGAAGAGGCTATTTCTTTTGTTAACAACGGTGATAGCATTATGATAGGGGGCTTTTTGACAGTAGGTACGCCGGAAACATTGATTGATGAAATAATTAAACAAAACAAAAAGGATTTAACCATTATTTGTAATGATACTTCTTTTGAAGATAAAGGTATAGGGAGGTTAATATATCATAAACTTGCAAAAAAAGTAATAACCTCTCATATTGGTACAAATAAAGAAACACAAAGACAATATATAGAAAAAGAATTAGAAGTGGAATTAGTTCCACAAGGAACATTAATTGAACAAATAAGGGCTGGGGGTGTTGGATTAGGAGGAATTCTAACTCCTACAGGAATAGGTACAGTTGTTGAAGATGGGAAACAAGTTATAGAAATTGATGGTAAAAAATATATACTTGAAAAAGCTATTAGAGGAAAAGTAGCATTAGTTAAAGCAAAAAGGGCCGATCATCTTGGTAATCTTCAATTTGCATATACAGCTAAAAATTTTAATCCGATTATTGCTATGGCAGCTGATTTGGTAATTGTTGAAGTAGATGAATTAGTGCCAACAGGTTCAATACCGCCAGAACAAGTGCAATTCCCAGGAGCACTTGTTGATTATGTAGTAGTAAGGGGGAGAGAATAA
- a CDS encoding class I SAM-dependent rRNA methyltransferase: MANIYLKKDIKSRVLNGHSWIYENEIDKIIGEYEDGDIVDVFYNKKFIGRGYINDNSKIRVRLLTKKHETIDYEWIKNKIKNAYEYRKMLFGDGKTFRLIFGEGDYFPGLIIDKFENFFVIQINTLGVYKLKKYIIDALIEIFDPKGIFEKDDEKNAKIEGFEYLENWVYKKGPELIPFEINGIKFFADTKGQKTGFFLDQRYNALKVKSLAKNKKVLDGFAYTGNFGVHALMGEAKYVTFLDYSDRALYVLEQTLKANNISKDKYELFETNTFDQLRKFDDANIYFDFVIIDPPSLAKSRSSIKNAIRGYKELNLRAMRITKNKGLFATASCTQLVYDEEFKKIVFDAAKDNKVFLKQIFRGSQSPDHPILYNILETEYLKFYLFEIESYKG, encoded by the coding sequence ATGGCGAATATATATTTAAAAAAAGATATAAAATCAAGAGTTTTAAACGGTCATAGTTGGATATATGAAAATGAAATAGATAAAATAATTGGTGAATATGAAGATGGAGATATAGTCGATGTTTTTTATAATAAAAAATTTATAGGAAGAGGATATATTAATGATAACTCAAAAATAAGGGTTAGATTATTGACAAAAAAACATGAAACCATAGATTATGAATGGATAAAAAATAAAATAAAAAATGCATATGAATATAGAAAAATGCTTTTTGGTGATGGAAAAACATTTAGACTAATTTTTGGAGAAGGGGATTATTTTCCAGGATTAATAATAGATAAATTCGAAAACTTTTTTGTAATTCAGATAAATACTCTTGGAGTATATAAATTAAAAAAATATATAATAGATGCATTAATAGAAATTTTTGACCCTAAAGGTATATTTGAAAAAGATGATGAAAAAAATGCAAAAATAGAAGGGTTTGAATATTTAGAAAACTGGGTATATAAAAAGGGACCTGAATTAATACCTTTTGAAATAAATGGAATAAAATTTTTTGCAGATACAAAAGGTCAAAAAACAGGTTTTTTCTTAGACCAAAGATACAATGCTTTGAAAGTTAAATCGTTGGCAAAAAATAAAAAAGTGTTGGATGGATTTGCGTATACAGGTAATTTTGGTGTTCATGCTTTGATGGGAGAAGCAAAATATGTAACCTTTTTAGATTATTCAGATAGAGCATTGTATGTTTTAGAACAAACATTAAAAGCTAATAATATTTCAAAGGATAAATACGAATTATTTGAAACAAATACCTTTGATCAATTGAGAAAATTTGATGATGCAAATATATATTTTGATTTTGTAATAATAGATCCTCCATCTTTGGCAAAATCTAGAAGTTCTATAAAAAATGCCATTAGAGGTTATAAAGAATTAAATCTTAGAGCTATGAGGATAACGAAAAACAAAGGGTTATTTGCAACAGCTTCATGTACGCAATTAGTTTATGATGAAGAATTTAAAAAAATAGTATTTGATGCAGCTAAAGATAATAAAGTTTTCTTAAAACAAATTTTTAGAGGATCACAATCTCCCGATCATCCGATATTATATAATATATTAGAAACAGAGTATTTGAAATTTTATTTGTTTGAAATAGAAAGCTATAAAGGATAA
- a CDS encoding TIGR01212 family radical SAM protein (This family includes YhcC from E. coli K-12, an uncharacterized radical SAM protein.) yields the protein MLYNKLSDYLKKRYGERVQRLPINAGFTCPNKTGARGTGGCIYCEETGSGFASLSPKTPIAEQIKFMIERYKGRANKFMAYFQSNTNTYAPPHVLKKIYDSALIDDRIIILDISTRPDSVEDEKLDLIASYKEKMDVYLEFGLQSVNYNTLKILNRGHTLAEFIDAVNRAKKRDIEVIAHMIIDLPWDNEEDIIEGAKILSALKIDGVKLHSLYITENTILGQMYKKGEVQPLSLEEFMERNILFLEYLDPEIVIHRLAADPPKEGVLHGNWGMSKIKIINLLEKEMRNRNTYQGRLYNYLNR from the coding sequence TTGTTATATAATAAATTAAGCGATTATTTGAAAAAAAGATATGGGGAAAGAGTACAACGCTTGCCTATAAATGCAGGGTTCACTTGCCCTAATAAAACAGGAGCAAGAGGAACAGGTGGATGTATTTACTGTGAAGAAACAGGAAGTGGATTTGCATCATTATCTCCTAAAACGCCTATAGCTGAACAAATAAAATTTATGATAGAAAGATACAAAGGAAGAGCAAATAAATTTATGGCTTATTTTCAATCTAATACTAATACTTATGCCCCCCCTCATGTATTAAAAAAAATATATGATTCAGCACTAATTGATGATAGAATAATTATATTGGATATATCTACAAGACCAGATTCAGTGGAAGATGAAAAATTAGATTTAATTGCATCATATAAAGAAAAAATGGATGTGTACCTTGAATTTGGACTTCAAAGTGTTAATTACAATACATTGAAAATATTGAATAGAGGACATACATTAGCAGAATTTATAGATGCAGTAAATAGAGCTAAAAAAAGAGATATAGAAGTAATTGCTCATATGATAATAGATTTGCCATGGGATAATGAAGAAGACATTATAGAAGGAGCTAAAATATTATCTGCTTTAAAAATAGACGGAGTAAAATTACATTCGTTATATATTACAGAAAATACAATTTTAGGACAAATGTATAAGAAAGGTGAAGTTCAGCCATTGTCACTTGAAGAATTTATGGAGAGAAATATATTATTTTTAGAATATTTAGATCCAGAAATTGTTATTCATCGTCTCGCTGCTGATCCTCCTAAAGAAGGGGTACTACATGGAAATTGGGGAATGTCAAAAATAAAGATAATTAATTTATTGGAAAAGGAAATGAGAAATAGAAATACATATCAAGGAAGATTATATAATTATCTTAATAGATAA